The Rhodothermus profundi genomic sequence GATAAACCGGTCGTCCAGTTCGATGACCTGGCTGATGTCGCCTTCGTCTGCGTCGGCGAGGAAGTTCAGGATGGCTCGGCTCTGACCAATTCCGGGCAGAAATTGCTGTCCTTCCTCAATGCGCATTTCCTGCACCTGCAATCCCATGCGTTGGGCTTCGCCCTCAAAGTCGCCGGAGTCTTCTGCAAAGTATGCCAGGTCTTCCATGCGTTCCTGGATACGGTTCAGCGTAGCCAGGGAGGGGGTCAGGCGCATGGCCAGGTCAGCGATCTGCACCTCCAGGTTAGAGCGGCCGGTTACTTCAATCAGGTGGTAGCCGAAGCGCGTGGCAACAGGTCCGACGACGCGGCCGATCGGCGCTGAGAAAGCCGCTTTTTCGAAGGGTTCGACCATGCGGCCGCGTCCGAACCAGCCGAGATCGCCTCCGCGGCGAGCGCTTCCAGGGTCGTCGGAGTGCTCACGGGCCAGGGTGGCAAAGTCGGCTCCTTGTTCGAGTTGGCGTTTCAGTGCCAGGGCTTCCTGGCGGGCCTGGCGGCGAGCTTCCGGGTCATCTTCGGGGGCGCGGATCAGGATGTGCCGGGCGCGGATGACGGTTTCCGAGGCGGGGCGTACGGCCCGAATTTTAATCAGGTGCGCCAGGCCGCCGGCGATCACCGGTCCTACAACCTTGCCCGGTTGGGGGTCGTCAAAGATTACGTCGCCCAGCGCTGGGTCTAGTTCGTCCCGGCGGAAGAAAGCATCGGTGAAGGGCCGTTCTGAAGCATAGCGGGCCAGGAAGAGCGAGTCGTTTTCGGCCTGGGCAAAGCGTTCTTTGAGGTGAGTTAGTTCTTCGAGCACCTGCAGGGTGTCTTCAGCGGTGGGATTCTTGGGCAGGGTAACGTAGGCGACCCGATAGGTGCGGTTGCGTTTGAAGTCCTCCCGATGCTGGTTGTAGTAGCGGCGCAGGTCGCTTTCGGTAACCGAGACGGAATCGTCTGGCACTTCTGCGTAGCGGAGTGCGACGTAGCGTGCGTCCGCCCGCAGCGTGCGTCGGCGGTACGTTTCTTCCACTTCCTGATCAGAGACGCGTACGGTAGCGAGCAGGAGCTGCTCCAGTTTCTGCCGAGCGCGCTCGGCGCGCAGGAATTCTTCGAGTCGAATCCAGTCTTCACGGGCTGCCGGGTTGTCGATAAAGTTTTGCAGGAGCGCCCGGTTGACGTTACCGTTTTCGTCGCCGAAGTAGGCTTTAATAATGGGATGGGGGTTATCGCCCAGGACCATCTGTACGACTTCGTCATCGGTCACCGTAATGCCCAGACGTTCCATAGCCTGCTGGCGCAGGCGGTCTTCGACGAGCGCATTGAAGACCTGTTCGCGAATCAGGTCGCTCATCTGCGGGGTAGGCGATTCGCCCGTCTGTTGCTGATAAGCCTGCATCTGGGCTTCGATTGCCCGGACGTATTCCTGGTACGAAATGGGGTCCCCGTTCACTTCGGCGATGGTGTCGCCGGTGCGTCCGACGACATCGAAGGCGCCCGAATCCTGCAGCACCCAGATAATGCCAAAGGAGATCACCAGAATCCACAGAATGACTCCGGTGTTCTCCCGGAGTTTATTCATGACACCCATGCGCGCAACGCTGTTTGGTTGGCTTCCACACAAAAAACAAGTGGAAATTAACAAAAATAAGGGCGCAGCCCAAGTATAAAAATGTGGCTACGCCGGTGTTGTGTAAAACGGTCCCTGTGCAGATTTGTTCGGCCTTTCAGGCTACGCGGGAGCGAGCGCGTTGCAGTTCGGTGCGCAGCGTCAGCAGCGTTTTCCCCAGGATTTGAGAGATGCGGGCTTCGGTAAGGCCCAGTAGTTGGGCGATTTCGCGAAGCGTCAGATTTTCGTAGTAGTAGAGCGCCAGAATGTTTTGCTCGCGTTCCGGGAGTCGTTGGATCAGTTTGGAGATGTACTCAATGAGAGAGGCCCGGTCGATAGCCTCGAATTGTTTTTCGGCGTCTTCGTTGGGGATGGTTTCGAGGACGCTCTGGTCGCCATCCTCGCCGATGGTGTCTTGGAGGGAGAGGGCAAAGCGTCGCTGGGCGTCGGTAAGCAGGGTATGATATTCTTGTAGTGAGATGCCCAGGTAGTCGGCTACGTCCTGGTCGTCGGGTTCTCCGCCGAGCGTCTGGCGGAGCGTGTCGATGGCCTGTTGCAGTTCGGCAAGTTTACGCCGACGCTCGCGGGGCAGGGCATCGATAGAGCGGAGGTAATCGACCAGCGCGCCTCGGATGCGGCCGTAGGCGTACGAAACGAAGGGGGTGCCACGCTGGGGATCATAGCTGTCGAGCGCCTGGAGTAGGCCCATAAGGCCCACATTTTCCAGATCCTCCCGGGTGACCAGCGGATGGTCGGGTACGCTCAGGCGTCCGACCAGCGAGCGGACCAGTGGGACGGCCGCTAGCACCACGGCCTCTCGGTTGGCCGGTGAGGGGTCGGCTGCATACTGCTCGACAAGTCGTTGCAGGTCGTAACCCATGGCTCAGCCCCGATCAGAAGGCGGGACAGACTTCAGGCCGCAGCCGGTGCGGTCATCTGGGGGGAGTGTTCGCGCTGGTCGGTGTCCGATTTATGGGCAGTGGTTTCCTGGGGCGGCTCGGAGGCATCGGACTTTTGCCGGGGCGGGGCCAGCGTCAGGATCCATCGGATGGCTACATATCCGAGGTGCAGCACAAAGAAAGCGCCCAGTCCCGTTAGCACGGCCGTCAGCAGGGCGCGATCCAGGGGTGCAAATTGCCAGAGTTGGAGGAAAAGCACAAACACGCTCAGAAGACCGCTAATGTAGGTAAGCAGGCTCTGCATGGCCCTTAACGATTGAAGCTCTTCTTTCAGCGACTCCCTGCCCTGTTAAACAAGATGCATGCCATGATGGGAGCTACGAGGCGTGGCAAGAGGCTGGCTGGGCGATAGCGCCACGCACAAGTGCTTCTGCCAGGCGTTGAAAGGCGTTGCGTACCGGTCCGGGGGTCTGGACGGCCGGTTGCTGTCGATGCACGCTTTGCCGCACCTGTGCGGAAAAAGGTACCCATCCCAGGTACATGGGTTGGTGGTGTAGAAAATGCTGCGTAAGCTGAGCAAAACGACCCGCTACGCTTCGCGCTTCGGCCTCAGTGTCCGCGAAGTTCACCAGGCAGCCCAGTGGATAGTGCGGGGCTCGTTGCCAGAGCAGTTTGCAGAGGCGATAGGCGTCGGCGATAGCAGTGGGTTCACCCACAATGATCAGCAGGCCCAGGTGGGCGCGGTCGAGCGCCCAGCGTACCGGGCCTTCGGTGCCGGCCGGTGCGTCGATGAGCACAAACGTATGCGAGTGTTGCAGCTCTTTGAGCAGCCAGTCGAGCGTTTGATACAGGGCTTCGTGGTGGCCGTCGGCCTGGCCGGGTTCGGCGACGGCCTGAACAAGCGTAAAGCCTGATCGGGTTGGATGCAGCACTTCGTCCAGTTCGACCCGTCCCCGTGCCAGGTCGAGTGCGCTGGCGGGCGGCGTTTCGTTCAGCAGAATGCCACAGGCACCCTGGCCAAAGTCGGCGTCAATCAGGGCGACGCGCTCGCCTAGAACGGCTAATGTTTCGGCCAGGTTGACGGCTGTAATGCTTTTTCCCACGCCGCCTTTGCCGCTGACGATGGCAACAACGGTGGAACGACGTTTCATAGGTCTTTACGTCAAAGCCGGAGCAAGTATTCGATAAACGCAGCCGGAGAGAATCCCTCAAGGCTGTCAGGTACGCGAACGCCGCGTGACACGCAGACGACTGGACAGGCAAGGGCGACCAGCCAGTCGTAGAGCCGTCCAGGTCGGCGCACCTCATCCAGATGGGTTAGCACCAGGGCGTCGGGTGCTAAGGGCAACCGCCGAACCCATTGGGGGGGAATGTCTTCCAGGTTGCACGTGGCATTCAGGCAGAACAGCACCTGGAGCGGAAGGACTGCCCCAAGCAACTGGCGCAGGTGCAGGAGCAACCGGCGGGCAGGAGCTTCCTGAAGGGGAAGCGGAGGCGTATCGATGAGAATCTGATCGAAGCTCTGCACGCGGCGAAGCGCTGCTGTCATCTCCCGGGGGGTCGCGACCGTTTGCACCGGTAGCTCAAAGCGCCGGTACAGCTCGACCGGGCTCAAGTAGGGTTGGGAATCAGCCTCTTCAGGCAGGAGCACAAGCACCGCTGTGGTGCGCCGCCCGAAAAAGCTGGCATGTCGGGCCAGCTTGAGCAGCAGGGTGGTTTTTCCCGCACCCGCCGGACCGATAACAACCTGGGTGCCCTGCAGGGGGCGCGGGGCGGTGGGGGCTAGCTGCCGGCGCATTTCGCGAGCCAGTGCCCAGCGCAACTGTTCGTCCGGTTGTTCTGGATCAAAACCCTGGGCGACCAGGCGGTCGAACAACCGGATAACGGTGGAAGGGCGCAGCCCCTGGCGTAGCAGTTCGCTTGCCAGTGGATGACCCAGCCAGCGGTGGGAGGCGCCTACCAGCGCGCCGCCTAATTGCTGCTCCAGCCGCGCCAGGCGACGGTGTAGACGTTCAATTTGGTCAGTCAGGTGGGCGGGAATGGTTGGCGGTGCAGGGGAAGATTTGGCGGGGGCGGTCGGAAAGAGTTGCCCGCGTCGGCTCGCGGAGGTCGGGCCTGTGCGGACAGGAGGTGTGCTGCCGTTGCCCTGCTCGGTGGTAAGCACCGTCGTATCGGACGCTGCTGTTGCAGAGGAGTGGACTGCGGCATGGGCCGTCTTGCGAGCGAGCTGTTGGGCTCCAGCATAGCCAAAGGGTAGTCGTTCGGGCTGCTGCGGCTCATCGACCATGATGGTGATGCGTGCCGGCTGGTCGCCTTGCGCTGGCACGGACTCCAGCAGCACGACGTCATCGCCGAAGCGGCGTCGCGCTTCCAGGAGGGCTGCCTGAATACTGGGAGCGGTAAGCGTGTGTAGTTTCATGACACAGGTGAGCTAGGCTCACGGAAGCCGCAACTGATCGACAACCTCCACTCGGGCGTCTGGAAGGAGGTCGTTGTAGGAAAGCACGTTCAAGTCCGGTATAGAAGGTGCCAGGAAGTTGTAGAGCACCGGACGAAGCACCGGCGAAGTAAGCAGCACCGGTGGATGTCCTTCGCTCAGTAGCCGTTTGGTGAGCCGCTCTGCTTCCTTCAGAAAGCGTTCGCTTTGCTGCGGCTCCAGTCCCAGCGTGCTGGGATGCAACTCCCCGGCCTCTGCTTGTTGCAGCAAGTGGCGTTCCAATACAGGATCCAGTACAAAGGCATAGATGGCGCCGTCAGACGACATAAACTGACGGGTGATCGTTGGAGCCAGCGCGTGACGCACGTATTCGGTCAGCACGTCGATGTTTTTGGTGTTCGGGGCGTGGTCGGCCAGCGCTTCCAGAATAGAGACCAGGTCTCGGATCGGAATACGCTCACGCAGCAGCCGCTTGAGAACCTTCTGAATAGCACCGATGCTGAGCAAATTGGGCGTAAGCTCCTCGATCAGTGCCGGATGGGTTTCTTTGACTTTGTCCAGCAGTTTTTTGACTTCCTGGCGGTCGAGGAGCTGGTGCGCGTGCTTGCGCAGCACTTCGAGCAGGTGGGTCGTGATAACAGCCGGGGCTTCGACCACGGTCAGCCCCATTCGTTCGGCATCGGGCAGGTTGCGCTCGGCAACCCAGAGGGCGGGTAGGCCAAAGGTGGGGTCTTTGGTGCGCAGGCCTGGCGGGGTCTCTTCCAGTCCTTCGGGTAGCAGCGCCAGGTAGTAGCCGGGAAGCACCTCTCCTTCGGCGACGGGATTGCCTCGAATCTTGATGACGTACCGGTTAGCGCCCAGGGCCATGTTGTCGCGGATGCGCACGGGCGGAATCACAATGCCCAGTTCCAGCGCGAGTTGCTGGCGGAGCACCTTGATGCGGTCGAGCAGATCGCCGTGCTGGTTTGGGTCGACCAGCGGGATCAAGCCGTAGCCAATTTCCAACTCCAGCGGATCCACCATGAGGAGCTGACTGGGGTCTTCGCTTGGCTGTGGGGAAGGTTCGGAGGGTTCGGGCTGGGCAGGTTTTTCCTGGGCGCGGCGTTCAAACTGACGTCGCTGGTAGCCCAGCAGCAGCGTCGTGCCGGCCAGCAGCCAGAACGGGACCAGGGGAAGACCCGGCACCAGCCCCAGCAGCGCCAGAAAGCTGCCAGTAATCAGGAGCGGATAGGAGCGGCCAAAAAGCTGGCCTTTAAACTCTTCAGCCAGGTTGGCCTCGCCGCTGGCGCGCGAGACGATAATACCGGCAGCCGTTGAAATGAGCAGAGCGGGAATCTGCGAGACCAGGCCATCGCCGATCGAGAGAAGCACGAAATTCTGGGCGGCTTCGGCGGCCGACATCCCATGTTGAAACACGCCGATAAGAAACCCGCCGATGATGTTAACGGCTGTGATGACCAGACCGGCAATAGCATCCCCGCGCACGAACTTGCTGGCGCCGTCCATAGCGCCGTAGAAGTCGGCTTCGCGGGCAATTTCTTCGCGTCGCCTGCGTGCTTCATCCTCGTCGATTAGCCCTGCATTCAGGTCGGCGTCGATGGCCATTTGCTTGCCAGGCAGGGCGTCCAGCGTGAAGCGGGCGGCAACTTCAGCGATGCGGCCCGAGCCCTTGGTAATCACGACAAAGTTGATGATCACCAGCACGATGAAAATGATTGCGCCTACCACGTAGTTGCCGGCTACTACGAACTGGCCAAAGGCGCTGATAAGAGCCCCTGCTTTGCCCTCGCTCAGAATCAGTCGGGTAGAGGCTACGTTGAGCGAGAGACGAAACAACGTGGTGAGCAGGAGCAGCCCGGGAAAGATGGCAAATTCGAGGGGTCGGGAAGCGTAGAAGGCGGTCAGCAGCACAGCCAGGCTGATGGTAATGTTGGTGGCCAGCAGCACGTCCAGTAGAAAGGGAGGGAGGGGCACCAGCATAACAAACAGAATGAGCACAATACTGCTGGCCAGCAGCGCTTCTGTGTTGAAGCGCCGCAGCAGGTTGCCAGGGGCTTTTGACGTAGCGGTTGCCGGGACAGCTTCGGCCATCGGGGTACTTCAGGCAGTTTTAGCGCGGAGTGGCACCTGGAGGCTGCTGGCCGCGCTGGCGATAAATTTCAGCCAGGATGGTCGCAACGGCCAGGTAGAGCTCTTCCGGGATTTCGTGCTCTTCGGGTACGTTGTGGTACAGTGCCCTTGCCAGAGGCGGGTCTTCAACGACCGGAATGCCATGCTCTAGCGCAAGCGCTCGAATGCGCAGGGCGCGCTTGCGGATGCCTTTGGCCATCACGCGGGGGGCAGGAGCTTCAGAGGGATCATAGCGCAGCGCGACCGCATAATGCGTTGGGTTGGTGACCACCACATCGGAGCGCAGCACGGCATGGTCAAGCCGCCGCCGGCGGAGAAGCTCCCGGGCCTTTTTCAGCCGGCGGCTCTTAACCATGGGATCTCCTTCGGTCTCTCGATGCTCATCCTTTACCTCCTGCGCGGTCATCTTCAGATCCTGCCTGTACTTCCATTTTTCATAGGCAAAGTCGGCAATAGACAGCAGCAAGAGGGCGCCGAGCGTATAGGCTGCTAGCTGAAGCATCCATAGCCCGGTTGTCTGCAGAATGGTTTCGAGCGAGTGGGTATGCAGTTCAAGGATTTCTGACAGGTGCCGATAGATAACCAGAAAGGCTATGGGACCGACAATAACAATTTTCAGCAGGGCTTTAAGCACGTTGAACAGTCCGCGTGACGAAAACAGGCGGCGCAGGCCGCGCAGCGGACTGATGCGTTCGGGTTTGGGAATCAGCGGTTTGAGGGTGGGATGCCATCCGGTCTGCCACACGTTGACGCCGAAGGCGAGCACCAGGAGCAGGGCGAAGAAGGGAAGCAGCAGACGGCCCGTCACCATGAGCGCTTCCTGCAGAGCGCTGATGATGGAGGCGGCATTCAGGGCGTAGAAAGGAGCGCTCATCAGATGACGGGCTGTAAACTGACGCATGAGGCCGAAGGCATACGGCAGGCTCAGCGCCAGCGTAAGGAGGGCGCCCAGCAGGAGCAGGACAGCGCTCGTCTCCTGCGAGCGAAAGACATTTCCTTCTTCCCGCGCCTTCTGAATGCGGCGGGGCGTGGGATCGAACTGCTTCTGATCGCGATCCGGCATACGGCTTTTGCAGAGTGCTGTTCGTGTTTGCCGAAAAAGCGTGCCGGATAGCTAAATGAGAAGACAGGCAAAGCTCAAAGCGGGGTGAGCGGAAATCCTTTCCGTCAGGGAGGTAGGAGCGCGCCCAGCAGCCGCAGCAACTCATCGTCGATATTGCTGATCAGCGTGGCCATTAGCGGGAAAAAGGCCCGCATGTAGAACAGCGCCAGAGCCAGTCCGACAAGCAGCTTGAGCGGCAGGGCAATAGAGAACAGGTCGGCCTGAGGTACAATGCGGGCGAAGATACCGAGGGCCACGTCAATGAGTAAGATAGTAACCATGAAGGGGGCTGCCAGCCGAAGAGCGAGGATTAAGAAATCCCAGACCCATTGCACCAGGAGGGGGTGGCTGGCAGCTAAATGGGCGCCTGCAAGCGGAACAACGCGGAACGACTCGACCAGGGCGCGAAGCACTACGTGATGGCCGTCGAGCAACACAAAAACCATCAGCGCGGCCAGCGAGAGGAGGCGCCCCATTGGATTGGTAGCCTGTCCTTCCAGGGGATTGAAAACCTGGGCCATATGAAGGCCAACCTGGAAACCGATGAGGTCGCCGGCCATTTCGACAGCCCAGAAAACCATATGGGCTGCAAATCCCAGCAGAAGACCGGTCAGCGCTTCCAGTGCAACGGCCACGATGAATCCAAGGGCATGTTCTGCATGGGGAGGCAGCGGTCCGGGTACCAGTCCCGAAAGACTGTAGGCCAGGAGTACGGCCAGCAGCACGCGCACGCGTACTGGAATGGAAAGCTGGCCGAAGAACGGGGCTGCCAGCAGCACCCCACTGATCCGCACAAACACCAGCAACACGCGCAGCAGGTACTCCGGATTCAGCAGGGGCATACCCTCAGTGCGATACGTTCGGGATGAACTGCAACACCTGCACGGCAAAGTCGGTCAGCATCTGAAGCATCCATGGAGCCAGTAGCAGCAGCACGAGTCCTACAGCCAGAATTTTGGGAATATAGCTGAGCGTCATTTCTTGCACCGACGTAATGGCCTGCAGCAGGCTGACGATCAGGCCCACAATCAGGGCGATGCCTAGGAGGGGGCCTACCAGCAGGAGGGCAGTCTTGAGGGCTTCCTGGATCCAGTAGAGGGCAACTTCGCTGGTCATAGGCTCAGAGGGTTCAGGTTCCGAGATAACCGCGAACGACCGATTCGACAACGAGATACCAGCCGTCGGCCAGCACAAACAGGAGCAGCTTGAGGGGGAGCGAGATCATGACAGGCGGCAGCATCATCATTCCCATGCTCATTAGCACGCTGGCAACGATCAAGTCGACCAGCAGGAAGGGCAAAAAGATCATGAAGCCAATCTGGAAAGCAATGCGCAGTTCACTGATGACAAAGGCCGGGACCAGAATGTAGAAGGGGACGTCTTCGGGCCGATCAAAGACTTCGACGCGCGCCAGGTCCATGAACAGCATTAAGTCCTTTTCGCGCGTCTGACGGAGCATAAAAGTGCGCAGCGGTGCGGCAGCGCGTTCCAATGCTACTTGCTGGGTGATTTCGCCGTCCAGATAAGGGCGCAATGCTTCGTCATGAATCTGATCAAAGACGGGGTACATGATGAACAGCGTTAAAAAGAGGGCCAGTCCGATCAGTACCTGTGTGGGGGGAGACTGCTGGAGTCCGAGTGCGGTGCGCAGAATGCTAAAAATGACGACCAGTCGGGTGAAGCTGGTGGTCAGGATAATAATGGCGGGAGCCAGCGACAGAATGGTAAGCAGCAGCAGAAGCTGCAGGGGAAGCGCAAAGTCTTCGTTTTCGCCCAGTTGGATGCGGGGCAGGGGACCCAGCAGGGTATTCCCGCCTGAGTTGGAGGAAGCCGGGGGGGTGGTCTGCTGGGTTGGGGTTTGCTGAGCGCGTGCAGCGTCAGCAGCCGGACCCATCCCCAGCAACGTGATACACAGCACCAGGCCCCAGAACGACAGCTTACGACGCATGGTCAGTGGGTGAAGGTCGCGCGGAAAGGGTGGTGAGTAATTGGGTGAAGGTAGCCGCCGGGGACATTTCGGCAGACTCAACCTGTAGTTCTGGTGGTAGGGGCAGGCTTTTGAGCAGCGTGATCTGGTGGGTGGTGACTCCCAGGATCAGCAGTTCGTCGCCGCAGGCGACCAGGCGAATTTGCTGACCGGGCCCCAGTGATAGCTGGCCGAGGGGGCGCAGCAAGGCAGGGCCGGGCAACGTGCGGGTGCGCCGATGCAGATACAGCGCCACAAGGGCACCGGCAGCCAGTACGAGCAGGACCAGCAGGTAGCGCAGGCTCAGCAGAGAAGGAGCAGGATCCGACCGAGCGAGCGGCACGCGCGCAGAATCGGCGGCAGGGGCTGAGGAGGCTGGTGATATGGAGGAAGGAGCGGCAGCCCATTGGAGGGCCAGCCAGAGCAATAGAAGTCCCCCGCCCAGCAGAAGCAGGCGGCGGGCTACAGACCCGTAGCAAACGGCACGCAGTCGGAAGGCCATGGCACGGTGTGGATGGGGGCGTGTTGCACTACCCCTGGCGGCCAGCGAACACCGTGCCAGTGCTCAGAACAGCGTTTTCTCCCGTTGTCGATTACCGGTTACCAGACTGGTGATCCGCACGCCAAATTGCTCGTCGATTACAACGGCTTCACCTTCAGCAATCAGCCGGCCGTTGGCATAAATTTCCAGGGGTTCACCGACCAGTTTTTCCAGCTCGATAATACTGCCCGTCGTCAGGCGAAGCACATCGGCCAGCGGAAGACGACGTCGTCCCAGTTCTACAACCACTTCCAGCTCGACGTCAGCCAGCAGTTCCAGATTGCCTTTAACACCTCCATCCCCGATGCGCTCTGGTCCAAGCTCACTGAAGGCAGCAGGGCGCACTTCGACCGGCGACTGCGCTGCGGCTTCTGTGGAAGACGAGGCAGAAGGATCGGCCGGGCTGTCCTGCTGTTGCGCAGCCTCTGGGGGTAGCAGGATAAAGCCCTCGTGTTGCGTGTCGCCCACCTGAAGGGTAAAAGGAAGGTGCAGCAGCGAGGCAGGCAGCTCGACTGGTGGCTGCGCGGCGCCTGCGTCAGGCTGCTGTACTACGAACGTTACTTCGGGAAGCCGTAAGCCCTGGGCGGCCAGTGCGTTGCGCAGCGCCCCATAGCCCTGAGCAGCTACCTCGCTCAGCAAGTCGGTTGTCCCTTCATCTCCGGGATTGAGCGTTTCGCCCAGCATGGCCTGGGAGAGCATCGGGATCCAGTCTGGAGCCAGCCCGATGGCAAACGGTTCGCTGCTGGCCCAGATCAGCACCCGATCGCTGGCCAGTTCGTTCAGTTGGTCGCGCTGGACCGAGGCGAGCGTTCCCGGTTGAAGGGAGACTTCCTGGTTCAGCAGCGTCTGCAGAAACTGTTGCAGCGCCTCCTGCGAGGCTTCAAGCTGCGGAAGCGTTGGATTCGAGCTCATCTTCGTCAACGGGTAATTCCGGAGGGACGACTTCCAGAATACGCAGGGCGCGGTGTTTTCCGGATCGACCGGGAATAGCCTTGAACTTTTCGTGCTGCCCGATATACACCTGGATGGGCTGGTTCACCCGGCGCTCCAGCACAATGACATCGCCCACTTCCAGGGTCATCAGCTCGCTGAGCGGAATGCGGGTGCGTCCAATTTCAGCGCGCAGCTCGACTTCAATTTTCTTTAGCTGCTCTTCGTAGCGCTGGCGGATAGCTGGAGGAACTTCGGTGGTAGAGCTGGAGCGCCATTGTTTCATGGCGCTATGCCCCAGCATCCGCTCCAGCAGGATGTAAGGATAGCAGATGTTGATGAAGGAACGTTGCTCGTAGATCGCGACTTCGAAGGTGGCTACCAGGGCTGGTTCGACGCCGGGCAAGATTTGCACAAACTCAGCGTTTGATTCAAAACCGGATTCTTTCAGGTGAATTTCGTGAATTTGCAGCCAGGCTTTTTCTAATTCCCGAAAGGCCCGCATCATGACTTTGTCCATGATGCGGCGCTCAATCTGAGAGAGCTCGCGTGGCTTTCGCAGAAAGACCCCCGGCCCCCCGAAAAGCTTTTCGACGGTGTAGATAGCCAGGCGGGGGTCCATTTCAAAGACAATTTTCTGGTGCAGTGGCTGCACATCGACGACATACAGCGCCGATGGAGGAGCGCTGGACATCACAAATTCGGAGTACAGGACCTGGTCGATAGCCGACAGAGTGATGTCAACCAGGGTGCGGAGCTGGGCCGAGAGGTAGACAGAAAGGTCACGTGCAAAGGCTTCATGCACGTAGTGCAGGACGCGCATCTGGTCCTGCGAAAACAGCCGAGGCCGCTTAAAGTTGTAGGGGAGAATTTTCTTCTCCGCCTCGGCCGTCATCATCGACTCG encodes the following:
- a CDS encoding FliO/MopB family protein; this encodes MAFRLRAVCYGSVARRLLLLGGGLLLLWLALQWAAAPSSISPASSAPAADSARVPLARSDPAPSLLSLRYLLVLLVLAAGALVALYLHRRTRTLPGPALLRPLGQLSLGPGQQIRLVACGDELLILGVTTHQITLLKSLPLPPELQVESAEMSPAATFTQLLTTLSARPSPTDHAS
- the fliM gene encoding flagellar motor switch protein FliM, with the protein product MAKPLSQEEIDILLEVRSQIGEQGDYDLEALESMMTAEAEKKILPYNFKRPRLFSQDQMRVLHYVHEAFARDLSVYLSAQLRTLVDITLSAIDQVLYSEFVMSSAPPSALYVVDVQPLHQKIVFEMDPRLAIYTVEKLFGGPGVFLRKPRELSQIERRIMDKVMMRAFRELEKAWLQIHEIHLKESGFESNAEFVQILPGVEPALVATFEVAIYEQRSFINICYPYILLERMLGHSAMKQWRSSSTTEVPPAIRQRYEEQLKKIEVELRAEIGRTRIPLSELMTLEVGDVIVLERRVNQPIQVYIGQHEKFKAIPGRSGKHRALRILEVVPPELPVDEDELESNASAA
- the fliQ gene encoding flagellar biosynthesis protein FliQ, translating into MTSEVALYWIQEALKTALLLVGPLLGIALIVGLIVSLLQAITSVQEMTLSYIPKILAVGLVLLLLAPWMLQMLTDFAVQVLQFIPNVSH
- the fliP gene encoding flagellar type III secretion system pore protein FliP (The bacterial flagellar biogenesis protein FliP forms a type III secretion system (T3SS)-type pore required for flagellar assembly.) translates to MRRKLSFWGLVLCITLLGMGPAADAARAQQTPTQQTTPPASSNSGGNTLLGPLPRIQLGENEDFALPLQLLLLLTILSLAPAIIILTTSFTRLVVIFSILRTALGLQQSPPTQVLIGLALFLTLFIMYPVFDQIHDEALRPYLDGEITQQVALERAAAPLRTFMLRQTREKDLMLFMDLARVEVFDRPEDVPFYILVPAFVISELRIAFQIGFMIFLPFLLVDLIVASVLMSMGMMMLPPVMISLPLKLLLFVLADGWYLVVESVVRGYLGT
- the fliN gene encoding flagellar motor switch protein FliN yields the protein MSSNPTLPQLEASQEALQQFLQTLLNQEVSLQPGTLASVQRDQLNELASDRVLIWASSEPFAIGLAPDWIPMLSQAMLGETLNPGDEGTTDLLSEVAAQGYGALRNALAAQGLRLPEVTFVVQQPDAGAAQPPVELPASLLHLPFTLQVGDTQHEGFILLPPEAAQQQDSPADPSASSSTEAAAQSPVEVRPAAFSELGPERIGDGGVKGNLELLADVELEVVVELGRRRLPLADVLRLTTGSIIELEKLVGEPLEIYANGRLIAEGEAVVIDEQFGVRITSLVTGNRQREKTLF